One Nodosilinea sp. FACHB-141 genomic window carries:
- a CDS encoding response regulator has protein sequence MMRVAVIDDNEAWGFALACSLEQVGFKAKAFQDPFQFIPVAHQFDLALVDFCLPGRSYQRALDGAELICKLKSELGQPPLLVLMSAFFTNDMLCSAEGICPSADAVLSKGAGLKSILESVDQILATRSGIKSFESQGSTEELVFSV, from the coding sequence ATGATGCGGGTTGCTGTTATTGATGACAATGAAGCATGGGGCTTTGCACTCGCCTGCTCCTTAGAACAAGTAGGTTTTAAGGCTAAAGCTTTCCAAGACCCTTTTCAATTTATTCCAGTTGCTCACCAATTCGACTTGGCACTGGTTGATTTCTGTTTGCCCGGTAGAAGCTACCAAAGAGCTTTAGACGGAGCTGAACTCATCTGTAAGCTCAAGAGTGAACTTGGCCAACCGCCTCTGTTAGTGCTGATGTCTGCATTCTTCACTAACGATATGCTCTGTTCTGCAGAAGGTATTTGTCCCTCAGCTGATGCTGTCCTTTCTAAGGGGGCTGGCTTAAAGTCAATTCTTGAGTCAGTCGATCAAATCCTGGCCACAAGATCTGGCATCAAAAGCTTCGAGTCGCAGGGTAGTACAGAAGAATTGGTTTTTTCAGTATAG
- a CDS encoding lipopolysaccharide assembly protein LapB codes for MKSNVLCAKLLLLAALPALGILTPKQAIALPAPDLQARLLSDIAFQYAKLGDSQQAFAISEQALEAAAAMQPCFKANSLAKVAGSYWLIGQETEGKRQVTEAIETARTQEATGCSGSATSPTESLMNRAVELSDEGQFELAIALASGMGAPLALSEIAADLLDVGQSRRADELLKEAIAQTQTIKEALGQAQTTNDAYYQTQTLNMMGMNLALAGHPEPAKMVLEQAILSAETVETDNPERASLQGSALLWTARQFVELGANDRAIAVLDQTLPKIRNLPTAPLPLDKVIQFVDAALLYQQVGLNDKAVATLEEAHQVGKAIAPANALRGRADADALGRVAVGHAKIGDFERAMQIVEEIQPVSERQGALGDIAIAYAAAGNLDEAVKLAESNPNRNGAMIGIVRHYLQEKQLDQAWQVVQVQQVKGILSEVAVGYLDAGQPERALQLVQTGKLEGFMPDIMQGYAAAGQPEQAMELAQSEGIEWLLPSVVQGFAQQGQFDAALQTAQSIVEPVDRAQALIAIARAYTEPPAEAQGIRRFVTRTQDRIVGLFGTSDRERAAEVLVQALQATQSISSEE; via the coding sequence ATGAAATCTAACGTGCTCTGTGCCAAACTTCTCCTCCTAGCCGCCCTACCCGCTCTTGGAATACTTACCCCGAAACAAGCGATCGCCCTACCCGCTCCGGATCTGCAAGCCAGATTGCTGTCAGACATCGCCTTTCAATATGCAAAGCTGGGTGATTCGCAACAGGCATTTGCTATTTCTGAGCAGGCCCTGGAAGCAGCAGCGGCGATGCAACCCTGCTTCAAAGCAAATTCTCTAGCCAAGGTAGCGGGTAGCTACTGGCTAATTGGGCAGGAGACAGAAGGCAAGCGACAGGTTACAGAGGCCATTGAAACCGCCCGTACTCAGGAGGCAACCGGATGTAGTGGCAGTGCCACCTCTCCGACCGAATCGTTAATGAACCGGGCTGTGGAATTGTCCGACGAGGGGCAGTTTGAGTTAGCGATCGCGCTAGCCAGCGGGATGGGAGCCCCACTGGCCCTGTCGGAAATTGCAGCTGATTTGTTGGACGTAGGACAATCTCGGCGAGCGGACGAGTTACTAAAGGAAGCGATCGCCCAGACACAAACGATTAAGGAAGCGCTCGGCCAGGCACAAACGACTAACGATGCCTATTACCAAACGCAAACGTTGAACATGATGGGCATGAATCTGGCTCTAGCAGGGCATCCTGAGCCCGCAAAGATGGTGCTAGAACAGGCCATTCTGAGCGCGGAAACCGTGGAGACCGACAACCCCGAAAGGGCTTCGTTGCAGGGAAGTGCTCTGCTTTGGACGGCCCGGCAGTTTGTGGAGTTAGGTGCAAACGATCGGGCGATCGCGGTTCTTGATCAAACCCTTCCCAAAATCCGTAACCTTCCTACTGCCCCGCTTCCCCTCGATAAAGTGATTCAGTTTGTCGATGCGGCGCTCCTTTACCAGCAGGTAGGTCTAAACGACAAAGCCGTGGCGACACTGGAAGAGGCCCATCAGGTTGGAAAAGCCATCGCTCCCGCTAATGCCTTGCGAGGTCGAGCCGATGCGGATGCGCTGGGTCGAGTAGCCGTTGGCCATGCCAAAATTGGCGACTTTGAGCGAGCCATGCAAATTGTCGAGGAAATCCAGCCGGTCAGCGAGCGGCAGGGGGCATTGGGAGACATTGCGATCGCCTATGCCGCAGCAGGTAATTTAGACGAGGCAGTCAAACTGGCGGAGTCTAACCCCAACCGTAACGGTGCGATGATCGGCATCGTCAGACACTATTTGCAAGAAAAGCAGCTAGATCAGGCGTGGCAGGTTGTTCAGGTACAGCAGGTCAAAGGCATCTTGTCAGAAGTGGCAGTTGGGTATCTCGATGCAGGCCAGCCTGAGCGGGCGTTGCAGCTCGTTCAAACCGGCAAGCTAGAGGGATTTATGCCAGACATCATGCAGGGCTATGCTGCGGCTGGGCAACCGGAGCAGGCAATGGAACTGGCTCAAAGTGAAGGCATCGAATGGCTCCTGCCCTCGGTGGTGCAAGGATTTGCTCAGCAAGGGCAGTTTGATGCTGCTTTGCAAACGGCGCAATCGATTGTCGAGCCGGTCGATCGCGCACAGGCGTTGATTGCGATCGCTCGTGCCTATACTGAGCCACCGGCTGAGGCACAAGGGATACGACGGTTCGTGACGCGGACGCAGGATAGGATTGTCGGGCTGTTTGGCACCTCCGATCGTGAACGAGCAGCTGAGGTGTTGGTACAAGCTCTACAAGCGACTCAATCTATCTCCTCAGAGGAATGA
- a CDS encoding PadR family transcriptional regulator: MAKKNTTHKPLTPAVFYILLALSTQESHGYEIMKQVESDSQGKVKMGPGTLYGSIGRMIKAGLIGESDKKIDPTMDDERRIYYKITGLGKKALAAELERYSEILMVAQQKRIFPNTFAYDI; this comes from the coding sequence ATGGCTAAAAAGAATACAACCCATAAACCCCTTACTCCAGCAGTGTTTTATATCCTTCTTGCACTCTCCACACAGGAGAGCCATGGCTATGAAATCATGAAGCAGGTCGAGTCGGATTCACAGGGAAAGGTAAAGATGGGGCCTGGAACGCTCTACGGCTCGATTGGTCGCATGATCAAGGCGGGATTGATAGGTGAGAGCGACAAAAAGATAGACCCAACAATGGACGACGAGCGGCGGATCTATTACAAAATCACCGGACTCGGTAAAAAAGCACTCGCCGCGGAATTGGAGCGATACAGCGAAATTTTGATGGTTGCACAACAGAAGCGGATCTTTCCGAATACTTTTGCGTATGACATCTGA
- a CDS encoding SPFH domain-containing protein, whose amino-acid sequence MKTKTLGISIVLSATLLGGCATVPPGNVGVKVYQAGGKRGQMETLEVGRYGVNPVTEDIYNFPTYRQNLVWERSDNPDQNEQITLNSSEGASFTADVAISYSFAPDKAEQIFSEFRQSPEMIADVYVRRMVQDSFNRVGSTMKAIEIYGEQKSLFLDTVLKEIQSDLDPLGFQVHSISFVSLRPDAELQAAINSVITAKQEAERARQEVEKAKANGEATVATARAQAEANRLQQESISAELLQQRAIEKWNGVLPQVTGETVPFINLQQPAPPAQ is encoded by the coding sequence ATGAAGACCAAGACCCTTGGAATCTCGATCGTTCTTTCTGCTACTCTTCTCGGCGGCTGCGCTACCGTCCCTCCCGGCAATGTTGGTGTAAAGGTCTACCAGGCAGGCGGCAAGCGTGGTCAGATGGAAACCCTTGAGGTGGGGCGCTACGGTGTCAACCCGGTGACCGAGGACATCTACAACTTCCCCACCTACCGCCAAAACCTGGTTTGGGAGCGCAGCGACAACCCTGACCAGAATGAGCAGATTACCCTCAACTCATCTGAGGGCGCTAGCTTCACGGCAGACGTGGCTATCTCCTACAGCTTCGCCCCCGACAAGGCCGAGCAAATCTTTTCTGAGTTTCGCCAGTCCCCTGAAATGATTGCGGATGTGTACGTTCGACGTATGGTGCAGGACTCCTTCAACCGAGTCGGCTCCACTATGAAAGCAATCGAAATTTACGGAGAGCAGAAAAGCTTGTTCCTCGATACCGTCCTCAAGGAGATTCAGTCTGACCTAGATCCCCTCGGCTTCCAGGTCCACTCCATCAGCTTTGTCTCCCTCCGTCCAGACGCAGAGTTGCAGGCTGCCATCAACTCTGTCATCACGGCCAAGCAGGAGGCTGAGCGGGCGCGACAGGAAGTAGAGAAGGCAAAGGCCAACGGTGAGGCAACGGTCGCGACCGCCCGCGCTCAGGCAGAAGCTAACCGCCTTCAGCAAGAGTCCATCTCCGCCGAACTACTCCAGCAACGTGCCATCGAAAAGTGGAACGGGGTTCTCCCTCAAGTGACGGGCGAAACCGTCCCGTTTATCAACCTTCAGCAACCCGCTCCGCCCGCCCAATAG
- a CDS encoding pyridoxamine 5'-phosphate oxidase family protein produces the protein MSIATAENGWVNTVDGQTPEVIIRARKILEGTIYGTPSTSSPDGLPWVSPLFFTYDSDWNLYWSSAMVAQHSQNLYANQGRAAIAIYSTDREEGKGQGLYLSGTAAEVETEDMDRVIPLLLKRAAKGQQRSPADYLAPSPRRLYRFQPQTVWITGERIAFSETVLIDTKIQLNLASLVTRF, from the coding sequence ATGTCTATCGCTACAGCTGAGAACGGCTGGGTCAATACTGTTGATGGTCAAACTCCAGAGGTAATCATCAGGGCACGAAAAATCCTTGAGGGTACTATCTACGGCACCCCCTCCACCAGTTCCCCCGATGGCTTGCCCTGGGTCTCCCCACTCTTCTTCACCTACGATTCTGACTGGAACCTGTACTGGTCTTCAGCAATGGTGGCCCAGCACTCTCAAAACCTCTATGCCAACCAGGGTCGGGCTGCGATCGCCATTTACAGTACAGATCGGGAAGAGGGCAAAGGCCAAGGGCTTTATCTCTCTGGCACTGCGGCTGAAGTAGAAACAGAGGATATGGATCGGGTGATTCCCCTTCTGCTAAAGCGGGCAGCTAAGGGCCAGCAGCGATCGCCTGCTGATTACCTCGCCCCATCCCCTCGACGGCTCTATCGGTTCCAGCCCCAAACAGTTTGGATCACTGGAGAGCGTATAGCCTTCAGTGAGACCGTTTTGATAGACACGAAGATTCAGCTCAATCTAGCCAGCCTAGTCACTAGGTTTTAG
- a CDS encoding aldo/keto reductase: MDIQTIQGNPASMLGLAVQQTMEAGCVDLAWQAGVNYFFSYGIGDSPIVNDLKQLLRQHRESVIVATGSEKREIGHWRKYIEQVQQTLDIDTIDVLFAEYVSPTDDWQQVRALADQLYRWKSDGVIRYVGITTHNRAIAQQLIQESLCDVLMHRYNMAHRKAEETVFPMAEAAKIPVVAFTSTRWGTLLQKPTDWLTAPPTASDCYRFGLYQPAIRLVLTAPKTLQLLEDNLAALTSPPMSEHEIVHWQQFGDLVYGSGQDSFETSWP, encoded by the coding sequence ATGGACATTCAAACAATTCAGGGCAACCCCGCCAGCATGCTTGGACTAGCAGTACAGCAGACTATGGAGGCGGGCTGTGTTGATCTGGCTTGGCAAGCTGGCGTCAATTACTTCTTTTCCTATGGCATTGGAGATAGCCCCATTGTTAATGATTTGAAGCAGCTATTACGGCAGCATAGAGAGTCCGTCATTGTGGCTACAGGGAGCGAGAAGCGAGAGATTGGCCATTGGCGAAAGTACATTGAGCAGGTACAGCAGACCCTCGACATCGACACAATAGACGTGCTCTTTGCCGAATATGTCTCCCCTACCGATGATTGGCAGCAGGTAAGGGCCCTGGCGGATCAGCTCTATCGTTGGAAATCTGATGGGGTAATTCGGTATGTGGGCATCACAACCCATAATCGAGCGATCGCCCAGCAGCTTATCCAAGAATCTCTCTGTGATGTTCTAATGCATCGCTACAACATGGCTCACCGTAAGGCTGAAGAAACCGTGTTTCCCATGGCAGAGGCCGCTAAAATCCCGGTCGTCGCTTTTACAAGCACTCGTTGGGGAACGCTCCTGCAAAAACCTACAGATTGGCTTACTGCCCCGCCAACAGCTTCTGATTGTTATCGCTTTGGATTGTACCAACCCGCTATTCGGTTAGTGCTAACGGCTCCCAAAACCCTCCAGTTATTGGAAGATAATCTTGCTGCCCTCACATCTCCGCCCATGTCCGAACACGAAATTGTGCATTGGCAGCAGTTTGGAGATTTGGTCTATGGCAGTGGCCAGGATAGTTTTGAAACGAGCTGGCCATAG
- a CDS encoding AEC family transporter, with protein sequence MLIQLLPMILVACLGFGLRRAGVLHSGDAKTIGKLLTTLVLPAVILRALATVTFAPELIYLPLSALVVVAGLTAIAFSGVWWFKWDKPKAGALMTTFPTFEGGAVGYPIMLLTFGDLGLSRIVLFDLAQAIYLFTVVYCLSAWFGRAEVTGRAVALKLAQTPFFWAIVLGLLLNALGWMNEVLLGLLNIAEGSFLLLVLLLLGMEFQVQLASVGRYALLVLAKIGCGLSLGWAATQAFGLQGVEQAAVLAGAALPPSLLTLLFAQENDLDTRFVISFISAAVPLYLAIVTPLLVHLSLLP encoded by the coding sequence ATGCTAATTCAACTCCTGCCCATGATCCTGGTGGCTTGCTTGGGGTTTGGGCTGAGGCGAGCTGGGGTGCTGCACTCTGGCGATGCCAAGACCATTGGCAAGCTGCTGACTACGCTGGTGCTTCCAGCAGTAATTCTGCGGGCGCTGGCCACCGTCACCTTTGCCCCAGAACTTATCTACCTGCCCCTGTCTGCTTTAGTAGTCGTGGCGGGCCTAACAGCGATCGCCTTCTCCGGAGTTTGGTGGTTCAAGTGGGACAAACCAAAGGCTGGGGCTCTGATGACCACCTTTCCCACCTTTGAGGGCGGTGCGGTGGGGTATCCCATTATGCTGCTCACCTTTGGCGATCTGGGTCTCAGTCGAATTGTGTTGTTTGACCTAGCCCAGGCCATCTATCTGTTCACGGTGGTCTACTGCCTCTCCGCTTGGTTTGGCCGAGCTGAGGTCACAGGCCGGGCGGTAGCTCTGAAGCTGGCCCAAACGCCTTTCTTCTGGGCCATTGTGCTGGGTCTACTACTCAACGCTCTGGGCTGGATGAATGAGGTGCTGCTGGGCCTGCTGAACATTGCCGAGGGGAGCTTTTTGCTGCTGGTGCTCCTGCTACTGGGAATGGAGTTTCAGGTTCAACTTGCCTCTGTAGGGCGTTATGCCCTCCTGGTACTAGCCAAGATTGGCTGCGGGTTAAGCTTGGGCTGGGCAGCTACCCAAGCCTTTGGTCTTCAGGGTGTGGAGCAGGCCGCTGTCCTCGCCGGAGCAGCCCTACCCCCTAGCCTGCTAACCCTACTCTTCGCCCAAGAGAACGATCTCGACACTCGCTTTGTTATTAGCTTTATCTCCGCTGCGGTACCTCTTTACCTGGCGATAGTGACTCCCCTTCTAGTCCATTTATCGCTGTTACCCTAG
- a CDS encoding type 1 glutamine amidotransferase domain-containing protein, which yields MAQKLKNRKVAILATDGFEQVELTEPKQALEQAGAQVHVIAPEGDSIQGWNHHDKGDPVPVDRTLDQVQASDYDALVLPGGVLNPDQLRTNEQAVQFIKAFFADSKPVAAICHGPWTLIEADVVKGRTVTSWPSLKTDLSNAGATWVDQEVVVDQGLVTSRNPHDLPAFNSKIVEEFCEGKHPAQAQAA from the coding sequence ATGGCCCAAAAACTTAAAAACCGCAAAGTGGCAATTTTAGCCACCGATGGATTTGAGCAAGTTGAGCTAACCGAGCCCAAACAGGCCCTAGAACAAGCCGGTGCCCAAGTGCATGTGATCGCCCCTGAGGGCGACTCCATTCAAGGATGGAACCACCATGACAAAGGCGACCCAGTGCCGGTCGATCGCACCCTTGATCAGGTTCAGGCCAGCGATTACGACGCTCTCGTGTTGCCCGGTGGGGTGCTAAATCCCGACCAGCTGAGAACTAACGAGCAGGCGGTTCAGTTTATCAAAGCGTTCTTTGCCGATAGCAAACCCGTAGCGGCAATTTGTCACGGGCCTTGGACGCTGATTGAAGCCGATGTGGTCAAGGGTCGCACCGTCACCTCCTGGCCTTCTCTAAAGACCGACCTCAGCAATGCCGGTGCCACCTGGGTTGATCAAGAGGTGGTCGTCGATCAGGGGCTAGTCACCAGCCGCAACCCTCACGATTTGCCCGCCTTCAACAGCAAAATTGTGGAGGAATTTTGTGAGGGCAAGCACCCAGCCCAAGCCCAGGCGGCTTAG
- a CDS encoding NAD(P)/FAD-dependent oxidoreductase — MKNTAIETKPHRVVIVGGGFGGLYAAKALGKSQHVEVTLIDKRNFHLFQPLLYQVATGKLSPGDISSPLRTILSAYRHVRVLMDAVIDVDPQQQQVTLNHTTLPYDTLIVATGVSHHYFGHDQWEDAAPGLKTLEDALEMRKRIFGAFEAAEKESDPERRRAWLTFVVVGGGPTGVELAGALAELAFHTLKDEFHHIDTTEARILLLEGLDRVLPPYPADLSAKAAASLKDLGVTVRTQSLVTDIEDDIVTVRQGEQTEQVRAKTILWAAGVRASGLGKVLAARAGAQLDRSGRVIVNPDLSLPEQPNIFVVGDLAHFAHQGEQPLPGVAPVAMQQGAYIAKLIQQRLQGKEMPPFHYDDVGSLAVIGHHAAVVNMGRFKLWGFPAWLIWIFVHIYYLIEFDNKLVVMIQWLWSYFTRKGGSRLITWEESRLDEPMVVDQEPQRVERHDAPERSSGEFKAPVIAES, encoded by the coding sequence ATGAAAAATACCGCTATTGAGACCAAGCCTCACCGGGTTGTGATTGTTGGAGGAGGGTTTGGCGGGCTTTATGCCGCTAAAGCCTTGGGAAAGTCTCAACACGTTGAAGTCACGTTAATTGACAAACGAAATTTTCACCTGTTTCAACCGCTGCTCTATCAAGTTGCCACTGGTAAGCTGTCGCCCGGGGATATTTCATCCCCCTTGCGAACTATTTTGAGTGCTTACCGCCATGTCAGAGTGCTGATGGATGCGGTGATTGATGTTGACCCCCAGCAGCAGCAGGTGACACTAAACCATACAACTCTGCCCTACGACACGCTGATTGTGGCCACGGGCGTTAGCCACCACTACTTCGGCCATGACCAATGGGAGGACGCCGCACCGGGGCTTAAGACCCTTGAAGATGCCTTAGAAATGCGGAAACGAATTTTTGGGGCGTTTGAAGCGGCTGAAAAAGAGTCAGATCCAGAGCGGCGGCGGGCCTGGCTGACATTTGTAGTGGTAGGTGGTGGGCCAACCGGTGTGGAACTGGCTGGGGCCTTAGCCGAACTGGCTTTTCACACGCTTAAGGACGAATTTCACCACATTGACACCACCGAAGCCCGCATTTTGCTGCTGGAAGGGCTCGATCGCGTACTGCCGCCCTACCCCGCTGACCTGTCGGCCAAAGCCGCCGCATCGCTGAAGGATCTAGGCGTGACAGTGCGCACCCAGTCACTAGTAACCGACATCGAGGACGATATAGTGACGGTACGTCAGGGCGAGCAGACAGAGCAGGTGCGGGCCAAAACCATTCTCTGGGCCGCTGGAGTAAGGGCTTCTGGACTGGGCAAGGTGCTGGCTGCTCGGGCCGGGGCCCAGCTCGATCGCTCAGGTCGAGTGATTGTGAATCCTGATCTAAGCCTGCCCGAGCAGCCGAACATTTTTGTGGTGGGAGATTTAGCGCACTTTGCCCACCAAGGCGAGCAGCCCCTGCCCGGCGTCGCACCCGTGGCAATGCAGCAAGGGGCCTACATCGCCAAGCTGATTCAGCAGCGGCTTCAAGGGAAAGAGATGCCTCCCTTCCACTACGACGACGTGGGCAGCCTGGCGGTGATCGGCCATCACGCGGCGGTGGTGAATATGGGACGGTTCAAGCTGTGGGGCTTCCCCGCCTGGCTGATCTGGATTTTTGTGCACATCTATTACCTAATTGAGTTTGACAACAAGCTGGTGGTGATGATCCAGTGGTTGTGGAGCTATTTCACTCGCAAGGGCGGGTCACGGCTGATCACATGGGAAGAGAGCCGTCTGGATGAGCCGATGGTTGTGGATCAAGAGCCCCAGCGGGTTGAGCGGCATGATGCGCCAGAGCGCAGCTCAGGGGAATTCAAGGCACCGGTCATTGCAGAATCGTAG